One Astyanax mexicanus isolate ESR-SI-001 chromosome 3, AstMex3_surface, whole genome shotgun sequence genomic region harbors:
- the aste1b gene encoding protein asteroid homolog 1 yields the protein MGVHGLTSYVEGNRQFFTDLKLKNSHLVIDGCSLYFRLYFHSGLDQIRGGDYDLFAAVVRRFFAALLECGVRPFVVLDGGMDHTDKKFKTLKDRAESKIREAHSLSRGSHGSVLPLLSREVFRQVLCEVGVPLVQCVSEADFEIASLAHQWKCPVLTSDSDFYIFDLPGGYLPFAFFEWENVCGKAAERYIPSRRFTVNRFCSNFNHMNKQLLPLFAVLTGNDYSPAKTTEMFFSRVEFERPPKGRGSNSKPRIEGLLNWLSQFASPVDALEEVLDVLGAQRKGSMRTQLQSGMQNYQLPATSSLAQFFSSSLPALPDVQSLPVPLVSQPEWLLRGVASGRLPPLVLDVLVLRRAFLVAQVENSRLPSSHETSQSIRQSVYGLLLLGRASQGNAGQGQRGRGRGGQGGQGGRGGQGARGQNGGPQGSGTLCVVEEYDRFDLNLKKSPVEARLPNTQPQLRLDTLDKVSAPVRLKVLLGTLGVMECVLQPLPPHLRLPVCVTCFWTKSSKPKPSASLLQALLLGLVYGELSQRRTLARDPLCSCAGTASVCQRINQLRLNSGQRRGLDLGVAHCLSQWQSCMWAGIYLNQLLCFPLPEPHCAWLFSGTLVHGLEAALRGGHQAEVLLAGCPVSLQLYFVLYGVMMGHLPQPAATPASTPSPASAPAAGAGNNRGRGRGNRGQGGGDGGRGGGRGRGRGRGGGRGRAGLDNRFGMLSVEDDWDED from the exons ATGGGTGTTCACGGCTTGACGAGTTACGTGGAAGGGAACCGTCAGTTCTTCACGGACCTGAAGCTGAAGAACTCTCACCTGGTGATAGACGGCTGCAGTCTGTATTTCCGTCTGTACTTCCACTCTGGATTGGATCAGATTAGAGGCGGGGATTATGATTTATTCGCTGCTGTGGTGCGACGGTTCTTCGCCGCGCTCTTGGAATGCGGCGTGCGCCCGTTCGTGGTGTTGGATGGGGGGATGGACCACACGGACAAAAAGTTTAAAACTCTGAAGGACCGGGCGGAGAGTAAGATACGGGAAGCCCATTCGCTCTCGCGCGGGTCGCACGGCAGCGTCCTGCCCTTGCTTTCACGCGAGGTCTTCAGGCAGGTCCTGTGCGAGGTTGGCGTTCCGTTGGTGCAATGCGTTTCTGAAGCGGACTTCGAGATCGCTTCTCTTGCCCATCAGTGGAAATGCCCTGTGCTGACTAGCGACAGCGACTTTTACATCTTCGATTTACCTGGTGGTTACCTGCCTTTCGCATTCTTCGAGTGGGAAAATGTTTGTGGTAAAGCCGCGGAACGCTACATCCCCTCGCGTAGATTCACCGTAAACCGTTTCTGCTCGAACTTCAACCACATGAACAAGCAGCTTCTACCGTTGTTCGCGGTCCTCACTGGTAACGACTACTCCCCCGCGAAAACTACGGAGATGTTCTTCAGCCGGGTAGAGTTCGAGAGACCACCGAAAGGTAGGGGGAGCAATTCAAAACCTCGTATCGAAGGCCTGCTGAACTGGTTGTCGCAGTTCGCCAGTCCTGTGGACGCTCTGGAGGAAGTTCTAGACGTCCTTGGTGCCCAACGCAAGGGCAGCATGCGAACGCAGCTTCAGTCTGGGATGCAAAACTACCAGCTTCCTGCCACCAGCAGCCTGGCCCAGTTCTTCTCCAGCAGTCTACCGGCACTACCTGATGTCCAGAGCCTTCCAGTACCATTAGTGTCTCAACCAGAGTGGCTTCTGAGGGGCGTAGCCTCTGGCAGACTGCCCCCTCTGGTTCTAGATGTTCTGGTTCTCCGGAGAGCCTTTCTTGTAGCCCAGGTGGAGAACAGTCGTCTGCCCAGTAGCCACGAAACCTCGCAGAGCATTCGGCAGAGCGTCTACGGCTTGCTCCTGCTCGGAAGAGCATCGCAGGGTAACGCTGGGCAGGGACAGCGGGGTAGAGGACGAGGTGGACAAGGGGGACAAGGAGGACGAGGGGGACAAGGGGCGAGAGGGCAGAATGGAGGTCCTCAGGGTTCCGGAACGCTGTGTGTCGTGGAGGAGTACGACCGGTTCGACCTTAACCTGAAGAAATCTCCAGTAGAGGCGCGTCTACCCAACACCCAGCCACAGCTGAGACTGGACACTTTGGACAAG GTATCAGCTCCGGTCAGACTGAAGGTGTTGCTGGGAACTCTGGGAGTTATGGAGTGTGTGCTGCAGCCTTTACCTCCTCACCTTCGTCTGCCGGTGTGTGTTACGTGTTTCTGGACAAAGTCCTCCAAACCGAAGCCCAGCGCCTCCCTGCTCCAGGCCCTGCTGCTGGGGCTGGTGTACGGGGAGCTGAGCCAACGCAGGACCCTGGCTAGAG ATCCGTTGTGTTCCTGCGCTGGCACTGCCTCTGTCTGCCAGAGAATTAACCAATTGAGGCTGAACTCCGGGCAGAGGAGGGGCCTAGACCTGGGCGTGGCTCACTGTCTCAGCCAATGGCAGTCGTGTATGTGGGCGGGGATTTATCTCAACCAGTTGCTGTGCTTTCCACTTCCCGAACCTCACTGTGCCTG gttgttCAGTGGTACTCTGGTGCATGGTCTGGAGGCGGCACTGCGAGGGGGACACCAGGCCGAGGTGCTGCTGGCAGGATGTCCTGTATCTCTGCAGCTCTACTTTGTCCTGTATGGGGTGATGATGGGTCATCTTCCTCAGCCTGCAGCAACACCTGCATCTACACCATCACCTGCATCAGCACCAGCAGCAGGAGCAGGGAATAACAGGGGGAGGGGGCGTGGTAACAGAGGACAGGGAGGCGGTGACGGTGGCAGGGGCGGTGGCAGGGGCAGGGGCAGGGGCAGGGGCGGTGGCAGAGGAAGAGCAGGTTTAGATAATCGCTTCGGGATGCTGAGTGTTGAAGACGATTGGGATGAGgattaa